From a region of the Bradyrhizobium diazoefficiens genome:
- a CDS encoding glycosyltransferase family 2 protein, which translates to MSTSQPSVSQPSVSIVVPVRNEADNIAPLIAEIGAALDGRWAYEIIYVNDGSTDATGDRLAAIMAQRDNLRQLRHARSGGQSAAVRSGVRAARGVIVATLDGDGQNNPAFLPDLISAVEKGAGRVGLAAGQRVGRKDTGFKKFQSRIANGVRNAILNDGTRDTGCGLKAFRRDVFLMLPYFDGLHRFLPALVRREGYDIAYVDVIDRPRHSGVSNYGFFDRLWIGIMDLAGVWWLIRRKKPTPDVTEVNA; encoded by the coding sequence TTGTCGACGTCCCAGCCTTCGGTCTCTCAGCCCTCGGTTTCCATCGTCGTTCCCGTGCGCAACGAAGCCGATAACATCGCGCCGCTGATCGCGGAGATCGGCGCGGCGCTCGACGGCCGCTGGGCTTATGAGATCATCTACGTCAACGACGGCTCGACCGATGCGACCGGCGACCGGCTCGCCGCGATCATGGCCCAGCGGGACAATCTGCGCCAGCTCCGCCATGCCAGATCAGGCGGCCAATCCGCAGCCGTGCGCAGCGGCGTGCGCGCGGCGCGCGGGGTGATCGTGGCGACGCTCGACGGCGACGGCCAGAACAATCCGGCCTTCCTGCCTGACCTGATCTCGGCGGTCGAGAAGGGAGCAGGCCGCGTCGGCCTCGCTGCGGGACAGCGCGTCGGACGCAAGGATACCGGTTTCAAGAAATTCCAGTCGCGCATCGCGAACGGCGTCCGCAACGCGATCCTGAACGACGGTACCCGCGACACCGGCTGCGGACTGAAGGCGTTCCGGCGCGACGTCTTCCTGATGTTGCCCTATTTCGACGGTCTGCATCGCTTCCTGCCGGCGCTGGTCCGCCGCGAAGGCTACGACATCGCCTATGTCGACGTGATCGACCGGCCGCGCCATTCCGGCGTGTCGAATTACGGTTTCTTCGACCGGCTGTGGATCGGCATCATGGACCTCGCCGGCGTGTGGTGGCTGATCCGCCGCAAGAAGCCGACACCGGATGTGACTGAGGTGAACGCATGA
- a CDS encoding amino acid ABC transporter permease yields MSDIASSGFVRQDLLTERPAPVRTTGFVGLMRTRLFNSPTNILLTLVGALLLWFTIVPSIKFLIVDAVWSGKDRTACLTENAGFAVGACWPYIQAKLPQLIYGFYPEAERWRVNLALILAAALLLPLLIPRLPAKGLNAGLFFFAFPVVAFFLLHGGGLEGFGLSWTAGLLQLFDDSIVNAGQALLSLSKTFSIGPLLWVVGKLIVLVGTAISWLIFPLIWLRDQIQGTGQSVWTDFAVTSLVVSLIAFVLGGGLRTGWHALGSSAATFIAIAIVIKLMGLDHGGLPVVATNLWGGLLVTLVVSVTGIVTSLPIGIALALGRRSTIPLIRIFSIAFIEFWRGVPLITVLFFATYMLPLFLPGNFTVDGLVRALIGISLFTGAYQAENVRGGLAAIPRGQGEAAAALGLSWWKTTSLIVLPQALRHVIPNLVNSFISLFKDTSLVSIVALFDLLGSLRASFSDPKWSTPSTLFTGFAFAGLIYFTFCFGMSRYSLFVENRLNAHRRN; encoded by the coding sequence ATGAGTGACATCGCCTCGAGCGGCTTCGTCCGCCAGGACCTGCTCACCGAACGTCCCGCGCCGGTCAGGACCACGGGCTTTGTCGGCCTGATGCGCACGCGCCTGTTCAACTCACCGACCAACATCCTGCTCACGCTCGTGGGCGCCTTGCTGCTGTGGTTCACCATCGTTCCCTCGATCAAGTTCCTGATTGTCGATGCGGTGTGGAGCGGTAAGGACCGCACGGCATGCCTGACGGAGAACGCCGGCTTTGCGGTCGGCGCCTGCTGGCCCTACATCCAGGCCAAGCTGCCGCAATTGATCTATGGTTTCTATCCCGAGGCCGAGCGCTGGCGGGTCAATCTCGCGCTGATCTTGGCGGCGGCGCTGCTGCTGCCGCTGCTCATTCCGCGCTTGCCGGCGAAAGGGCTCAACGCCGGCCTGTTCTTCTTCGCCTTCCCGGTGGTCGCATTCTTCCTGTTGCACGGCGGCGGCCTCGAGGGATTTGGGCTGAGCTGGACGGCCGGCCTGCTGCAATTGTTCGACGACAGTATCGTCAATGCCGGACAGGCCCTGCTTAGTCTCAGCAAAACGTTCTCCATCGGCCCGCTGCTGTGGGTCGTCGGCAAACTCATCGTGCTGGTCGGCACGGCGATCTCCTGGCTGATCTTTCCGCTGATCTGGCTGCGCGACCAGATCCAGGGCACCGGTCAGTCCGTCTGGACCGATTTCGCCGTCACGTCCCTCGTCGTGTCCCTGATCGCGTTTGTCCTTGGCGGCGGCCTGCGGACGGGATGGCACGCGCTTGGATCGAGCGCCGCCACCTTCATCGCCATCGCCATCGTCATCAAGCTGATGGGGCTCGATCACGGCGGATTGCCGGTCGTGGCGACGAATTTGTGGGGCGGCCTTCTGGTGACGTTGGTGGTCTCCGTCACCGGCATCGTCACCTCGTTGCCGATCGGCATCGCGCTGGCGCTCGGCCGTCGCTCCACCATTCCGCTGATCCGGATCTTCTCGATCGCCTTCATCGAGTTCTGGCGCGGCGTGCCGCTGATCACCGTGCTGTTCTTCGCCACTTACATGCTGCCGCTGTTCCTGCCCGGCAATTTCACCGTCGACGGCCTGGTGCGCGCGCTGATCGGCATCTCGTTGTTCACCGGCGCCTATCAGGCCGAGAACGTCCGTGGCGGGCTCGCCGCGATCCCGCGCGGGCAGGGCGAGGCCGCAGCAGCCCTGGGGCTGTCCTGGTGGAAGACGACCTCGCTGATCGTGCTGCCGCAGGCGCTACGTCACGTCATTCCGAACCTCGTCAACAGCTTTATCTCGCTGTTCAAGGACACCTCGCTGGTCTCGATCGTGGCGCTGTTCGATCTGCTCGGCTCGCTGCGGGCGTCGTTCTCGGATCCGAAATGGTCGACGCCCTCGACGTTGTTCACCGGCTTCGCCTTCGCGGGGCTGATCTATTTCACCTTCTGCTTTGGAATGTCGCGCTATTCGCTGTTCGTCGAGAACCGTCTCAACGCCCACCGCCGCAACTGA
- a CDS encoding amino acid ABC transporter substrate-binding protein: MKRITLALTLALAAGLSTQAADAQTLKTVKDRGMLSCGVSQGLPGFSSPDDKGNWTGLDVDVCRAIAAAIFNDATKVKYVPLSAKDRFTALQSGEIDVLSRNTTWTLSRDTSLGANFTGVTYYDGQGFMVKKSLKVNSALELNSASVCVQTGTTTEQNLADYFKANNMKYEVIAFGTNDETIKAYEAGRCDVFTTDQSGLYANRLKLAKPNDHMVLPEIISKEPLGPMVRHGDDQWFDIVKWTLFAMVTAEELGVTSKNVDEKAKLENPEMKRVLGTDGNFGEQLGLTKDWVVRIVKAVGNYGEVFDRNVGAGSPLAINRGLNNLWNKGGLQYAPPIR, translated from the coding sequence ATGAAACGCATAACCCTGGCTCTCACCCTTGCTCTCGCCGCCGGCCTCTCCACCCAAGCCGCCGATGCGCAAACGCTCAAGACCGTCAAGGACCGGGGCATGCTGTCCTGTGGCGTCAGCCAAGGCCTGCCGGGATTCTCCTCGCCCGATGACAAGGGCAACTGGACCGGCCTCGACGTCGACGTTTGTCGGGCGATCGCTGCGGCGATCTTCAACGATGCGACCAAGGTCAAGTACGTGCCGCTGTCCGCCAAGGACCGCTTCACCGCGCTGCAATCCGGTGAAATCGACGTACTCTCGCGCAACACCACCTGGACCCTCTCGCGTGATACCTCGCTCGGCGCCAACTTCACCGGCGTGACCTATTACGACGGGCAGGGCTTCATGGTGAAGAAGTCGCTCAAGGTGAATTCGGCACTCGAGCTCAACAGCGCCTCGGTCTGCGTGCAGACCGGCACCACCACCGAGCAGAATCTCGCGGACTACTTCAAGGCCAACAACATGAAATACGAGGTGATCGCGTTCGGCACCAACGATGAAACGATCAAGGCCTATGAGGCCGGGCGCTGCGACGTCTTCACCACGGACCAGTCGGGCCTGTACGCCAATCGCCTGAAGCTCGCCAAGCCCAACGACCACATGGTGCTTCCCGAGATCATCTCGAAAGAGCCGCTCGGCCCGATGGTGCGCCACGGCGACGACCAGTGGTTCGACATCGTGAAGTGGACGCTGTTTGCGATGGTCACTGCCGAAGAGCTTGGCGTGACCTCGAAGAACGTCGACGAGAAGGCGAAGCTGGAAAATCCCGAGATGAAGCGTGTCCTCGGCACCGACGGCAATTTCGGCGAACAGCTCGGCTTGACCAAGGACTGGGTGGTGCGGATCGTGAAGGCGGTCGGCAATTACGGCGAAGTGTTCGATCGCAATGTCGGCGCGGGCTCGCCGCTCGCCATCAATCGCGGTCTCAACAATCTCTGGAACAAGGGCGGTCTTCAGTACGCGCCGCCGATCCGCTGA
- a CDS encoding glycosyltransferase family 39 protein yields MAETYPPPRFGAPREPKSPANPGSGLVRMLDVVTASHARAVAFMMLCALLLFLPGFFTIPPIDRDEARFAQATKQMVESGDYVDIRFQGDVRYKKPVGIYWLQAATVEAASMLKLPRAELRIWVYRLPSLLGATGAVLMTYWAALGFVTRRAAVLAALMMCASVLLGVEARLAKTDAMLLFCVVAAMGAMARAYLSWQRAEDETHPPWSWPAIFWTSLAVGILIKGPLILMFAGLTIVVLAIQDRDASWLWRLRPVWGLMWMLVLVLPWFVAIFWRAGDAFFADSVGGDMLSKLAAQESHGAPPGLYLVLFWITFWPGAPLAAMAAPAVWRARREPGAQFLLAWLIPSWIVFEAVLTKLPHYVLPLYPAIAILTAGALERRVLSRSWLMRGSAWWFGIPAAASIIAVVGAVMLTRQPAFAAWPFIAASLIFGLFAWWLYDNNRAERSLLNAVVAALMLAVTVYGIVLPSLTPLFPSIEIARALRNVTCVGPKAAAAGYHEPSLVFLTGTQTLLTDGSGAADFLRQGSCRFALIEQRSERSFVQRAEAIGLRYKVGARIDGYNFSQGRAVSISIFRSEGTE; encoded by the coding sequence ATGGCCGAGACCTACCCACCCCCCCGTTTTGGAGCACCCCGCGAGCCGAAATCGCCCGCAAATCCGGGCAGCGGGCTCGTGCGCATGCTCGATGTGGTCACGGCCAGCCATGCCCGCGCCGTCGCCTTCATGATGCTCTGCGCGCTGCTGCTGTTCCTGCCGGGCTTCTTTACCATCCCGCCAATCGATCGCGACGAGGCGCGGTTCGCCCAGGCCACCAAGCAGATGGTCGAGAGCGGCGACTATGTCGATATCCGCTTTCAAGGGGACGTCCGCTACAAGAAGCCGGTCGGCATCTACTGGTTGCAAGCGGCGACGGTCGAAGCCGCCTCGATGCTCAAGCTGCCGAGGGCCGAACTGCGGATCTGGGTCTACCGGCTGCCGTCGCTGTTAGGGGCGACCGGCGCCGTGCTCATGACCTATTGGGCCGCGCTCGGATTCGTGACCCGGCGCGCGGCGGTGCTGGCTGCGCTGATGATGTGCGCGTCGGTCCTGCTCGGCGTCGAGGCGCGGCTCGCCAAGACCGACGCGATGCTGCTGTTCTGCGTGGTCGCCGCGATGGGCGCGATGGCGCGGGCCTATCTGTCCTGGCAGCGCGCCGAGGATGAGACGCATCCGCCCTGGAGCTGGCCAGCGATCTTCTGGACCTCGCTTGCGGTGGGCATCCTGATCAAGGGGCCGCTGATCCTGATGTTCGCTGGGCTGACCATCGTCGTGCTCGCGATCCAGGACCGCGATGCCTCCTGGCTGTGGCGGCTGCGCCCGGTCTGGGGCCTGATGTGGATGCTGGTGCTGGTGCTGCCCTGGTTCGTCGCGATTTTCTGGCGCGCGGGCGATGCCTTCTTCGCCGATTCCGTCGGCGGCGACATGCTGAGCAAGCTAGCGGCCCAGGAATCCCATGGCGCGCCGCCCGGACTATACTTGGTGCTGTTCTGGATCACGTTCTGGCCGGGCGCGCCGCTCGCGGCTATGGCCGCGCCGGCGGTATGGCGGGCCCGGCGTGAGCCCGGTGCGCAGTTTCTGCTGGCTTGGCTGATCCCGTCCTGGATCGTGTTCGAGGCGGTGCTGACCAAGCTGCCGCATTACGTGCTGCCGCTGTATCCCGCGATCGCCATTCTCACCGCCGGTGCGCTGGAGCGGCGCGTGCTGTCGCGCTCCTGGCTGATGCGCGGTTCGGCCTGGTGGTTCGGGATTCCCGCGGCCGCTTCGATCATCGCGGTGGTCGGCGCCGTGATGCTGACGCGGCAGCCGGCCTTCGCGGCCTGGCCGTTCATCGCGGCGTCGCTGATCTTTGGCCTGTTCGCCTGGTGGCTCTACGACAACAATCGCGCCGAGCGCTCGCTGCTCAACGCGGTGGTCGCGGCCCTGATGCTGGCGGTGACGGTGTACGGCATCGTGCTGCCGTCGCTGACGCCGCTGTTTCCGAGCATCGAGATCGCACGCGCGCTCCGCAATGTCACCTGCGTCGGGCCGAAAGCGGCTGCGGCCGGCTACCACGAGCCGAGCCTCGTCTTCCTCACGGGCACCCAGACCCTGCTCACGGATGGTTCGGGCGCGGCTGACTTCCTGCGGCAGGGGAGCTGTCGCTTTGCACTGATCGAGCAGCGTTCGGAGCGGAGCTTCGTGCAGCGCGCCGAGGCGATCGGGCTGCGCTACAAGGTCGGCGCGCGCATCGACGGCTATAATTTTTCGCAAGGGCGCGCCGTCTCGATTTCGATCTTCCGCTCGGAAGGCACCGAATAG
- a CDS encoding phosphatase PAP2 family protein, with the protein MSASTSTAPRPGYPAQLLAVSRLALAQLARTPSHSRRAEAARKLARHSLWLGAAGAALVIVLMVAFDQTEIQLMPARGTPGLWPIRILTDFGKDEYVLSVLGGVLVVLALVAAGLHGNRRALLLGLGTRLQFVFLSVAVSVFVAEILKYLIGRGRPFVGGKANPFNFVPLEGTGAYSSLPSSHAVTAFALAFAVSAVWPRLRVFMFTYAIVILLTRLVLLAHHPSDVVAGALVGMVGAMAVRYWFAARRLGFAIRTDGTIVPLAGTVSGRLKRVAHGASAP; encoded by the coding sequence ATGTCGGCCTCGACCAGCACCGCGCCGCGTCCGGGCTATCCGGCGCAATTGCTCGCCGTGTCGAGGCTCGCACTGGCGCAGCTCGCTCGCACGCCCTCACACTCGCGCCGTGCAGAGGCCGCGCGAAAACTGGCGCGGCATTCGCTGTGGCTCGGCGCGGCGGGCGCAGCCCTCGTCATCGTGCTGATGGTTGCGTTCGACCAGACCGAGATCCAGCTGATGCCGGCGCGCGGCACACCCGGCCTGTGGCCGATCCGTATCCTCACCGATTTCGGCAAGGACGAGTATGTGCTCTCGGTGCTGGGGGGCGTGCTCGTGGTGCTGGCGCTCGTGGCGGCAGGGCTGCACGGCAACCGCCGCGCACTGCTGCTCGGCCTCGGCACGCGGCTGCAATTCGTGTTCCTGTCTGTCGCCGTGTCGGTATTCGTCGCCGAGATCCTGAAATATCTGATCGGCCGGGGGCGCCCGTTCGTCGGCGGCAAGGCCAATCCGTTCAACTTCGTGCCGTTGGAGGGAACGGGGGCCTATTCCAGCCTGCCGTCGAGCCATGCGGTGACGGCGTTCGCATTGGCGTTTGCGGTCTCGGCCGTTTGGCCGCGCCTGCGCGTCTTCATGTTCACCTACGCGATCGTGATCCTGCTGACCCGCTTGGTGCTGCTCGCGCATCACCCTAGCGACGTTGTGGCCGGCGCGCTGGTCGGCATGGTCGGCGCCATGGCGGTCCGCTACTGGTTCGCGGCCCGAAGGCTGGGCTTTGCCATCCGCACCGACGGCACCATCGTGCCTCTTGCAGGGACGGTCTCGGGCCGTCTCAAAAGGGTTGCCCACGGCGCCTCTGCCCCATAA
- the metC gene encoding cystathionine beta-lyase, producing MDSSHPSGQQPETRLVTSGRDTKAQKGFVNPPVFHGSTVLYPTAEDLHAHRSEFQYGRHGTPTTRAFQETLMALEGPQCAGVGIVPSGLSAISTTLLSVLKAGDHLLVCDNVYRPSRNFCNGMLARYGVETSYFDPLIGAGIEKLFKPNTRAVLVEAPGSQSFEMPDIRAIAEVAHAQGALVIDDNTWATPLYHRSLEQGVDISMQAATKYIGGHSDIMFGTISANAKAWPMVAEGIRLLGVCAGPDDVFLALRGLRTLSVRLAQHHRSGLDMARWLASRPEVARVLHPALETDPGHAIWKRDFTGASGLFSIVLKPAPQKAVDTMLDTLKLFGMGFSWGGFESLAIPFDCNAYRTATKWAPGGPTLRLHIGLESTDDLKADLDRGFAALTAAM from the coding sequence ATGGATTCCTCGCACCCCTCCGGGCAGCAGCCCGAGACCCGGCTGGTCACCTCCGGCCGCGACACCAAGGCGCAAAAGGGGTTCGTCAATCCGCCGGTCTTTCACGGTTCGACCGTGCTCTATCCGACCGCCGAGGACCTGCACGCCCATCGCAGCGAGTTCCAGTACGGCCGCCACGGCACGCCCACCACCCGGGCCTTCCAGGAGACGCTGATGGCGCTGGAGGGGCCGCAATGCGCCGGCGTCGGCATCGTCCCGTCGGGACTGTCGGCGATCTCGACCACCCTGCTCTCGGTGCTGAAGGCCGGGGACCATCTCCTGGTCTGCGACAACGTCTATCGGCCCTCACGCAATTTCTGCAACGGCATGCTGGCCCGCTACGGCGTCGAGACCAGCTATTTTGACCCGTTGATCGGCGCCGGCATCGAAAAGCTGTTCAAGCCGAACACCCGCGCGGTGCTGGTGGAGGCGCCGGGCTCGCAGTCGTTCGAGATGCCGGACATTCGCGCCATCGCCGAGGTCGCGCATGCCCAGGGCGCGCTCGTCATCGACGACAACACCTGGGCGACGCCGCTCTATCACCGCTCGCTCGAGCAGGGCGTCGACATCAGCATGCAGGCCGCCACCAAGTATATCGGCGGCCACTCCGACATCATGTTCGGCACCATCTCCGCCAACGCCAAGGCCTGGCCGATGGTCGCCGAAGGCATCCGCCTGCTCGGCGTCTGCGCCGGTCCCGACGACGTCTTCCTCGCGCTGCGCGGCCTGCGCACGCTGTCGGTGCGGCTGGCGCAGCACCATCGCTCCGGGCTCGACATGGCGCGCTGGCTGGCGAGCCGGCCCGAGGTCGCGCGCGTGCTGCATCCGGCACTCGAAACCGATCCGGGCCATGCGATCTGGAAGCGCGACTTCACAGGTGCGTCAGGCCTGTTCAGCATCGTGCTGAAGCCGGCGCCGCAGAAAGCCGTCGACACCATGCTCGACACGCTCAAGCTGTTCGGCATGGGTTTTTCCTGGGGCGGCTTCGAGAGTCTTGCGATTCCCTTCGATTGCAATGCCTATCGCACCGCGACCAAATGGGCACCCGGTGGGCCTACGCTGCGCCTGCACATCGGGCTGGAGAGCACCGACGATCTCAAGGCCGATCTCGATCGCGGCTTCGCTGCTCTGACGGCGGCAATGTGA
- a CDS encoding ABC transporter permease subunit (The N-terminal region of this protein, as described by TIGR01726, is a three transmembrane segment that identifies a subfamily of ABC transporter permease subunits, which specificities that include histidine, arginine, glutamine, glutamate, L-cystine (sic), the opines (in Agrobacterium) octopine and nopaline, etc.), whose protein sequence is MSTGVRKPPPQIALKIRRLLGGKAGWNGVAVQFAFAAILGWIGYEIVSNARANLENQHIAAGFGFLRNNAGFDVNQTLIPYTGSDTFMRVFVVGLLNTLVVSVVGIVFATVIGFIVALCRLSPNWLLSRVGEIYVEIIRNLPVLFQILFWYLAVLAALPNPRQGISLLGIAFISNRGLVIPSPIGESGLGPFLAMLALAIVASLALRIHARRALFQQGHVIRIWPYVLALLFGLPLASMLVSGPPFTFELPQLKGFNFAGGSRIIPEFVALTLALSTYTAAFIAEIVRAGILSVHKGQMEAGSSLGLSRGNTLRLIVVPQAMRVIVPPLTNQYLNLTKNSSLAVAIGYPDLVSVFAGTSLSQTGQAIEIIAMTMGIYLLISLLTSAVMSVYGWRVSRSLGA, encoded by the coding sequence ATGAGCACCGGGGTCCGAAAACCGCCGCCCCAGATCGCGCTGAAGATCAGGCGCCTCCTGGGCGGCAAGGCAGGCTGGAACGGCGTTGCCGTCCAGTTTGCCTTCGCGGCGATCCTGGGCTGGATCGGCTATGAGATCGTCTCCAATGCCCGCGCCAACCTCGAAAACCAGCACATTGCGGCCGGCTTCGGTTTCTTGCGGAACAATGCCGGCTTCGACGTCAACCAGACCCTGATCCCCTATACCGGCTCGGACACGTTCATGCGCGTGTTCGTGGTCGGGCTCCTGAACACGCTCGTGGTCTCCGTGGTGGGCATCGTCTTCGCCACCGTGATCGGATTCATCGTCGCGCTGTGCCGGCTCTCGCCCAATTGGCTGTTGTCGCGCGTCGGCGAGATCTATGTCGAGATCATCCGTAACCTGCCGGTGCTGTTCCAGATCCTGTTCTGGTACCTCGCAGTGCTCGCAGCCTTGCCCAATCCGCGGCAGGGTATCTCGCTGCTCGGCATTGCCTTCATCAGCAATCGCGGCCTCGTCATTCCCAGCCCGATCGGCGAGAGTGGCCTCGGACCGTTCCTGGCGATGCTGGCGCTCGCCATCGTGGCGTCACTGGCCCTGCGCATCCACGCGCGGCGCGCGTTGTTTCAGCAGGGACACGTGATCCGGATCTGGCCCTATGTGCTGGCGCTGCTGTTCGGGCTGCCGCTCGCCAGCATGCTGGTGTCAGGCCCGCCCTTCACCTTTGAGCTGCCGCAACTCAAGGGGTTCAATTTCGCCGGCGGCTCGCGGATCATTCCGGAGTTCGTGGCGCTGACACTGGCATTGTCGACCTATACCGCCGCCTTCATCGCCGAGATCGTGCGCGCCGGCATCCTGTCGGTCCACAAAGGGCAGATGGAAGCGGGATCGTCTCTGGGCCTCAGCCGCGGCAACACGCTCCGGCTGATCGTGGTGCCACAGGCCATGCGCGTCATCGTGCCGCCGCTGACCAACCAGTACCTCAATCTCACCAAGAACTCGTCGCTGGCGGTCGCGATCGGCTATCCTGATCTCGTCTCGGTGTTCGCCGGCACGTCGCTGAGCCAGACCGGGCAGGCGATCGAGATCATCGCCATGACGATGGGCATCTATCTCCTGATCTCGCTCCTCACCAGCGCCGTCATGAGCGTCTATGGTTGGCGTGTCAGCCGGAGTCTGGGCGCATGA
- a CDS encoding Na/Pi cotransporter family protein codes for MGTLVLLDLMGGVALLLWGLHMVHSGILRAFGPDLRRLLGKALSNRVGAFAAGLGLTALLQSSTATALITSSFAAEGLVSLAAALAIMLGANVGTTLIVQVLSFNITAVAPVLFVLGLVAFRSGPRSRIKDIGRVCIGLGLMLLSLHILLDTLAPAENAPGMRVVMSAITGDPILCIFIAALITWMVHSSVASVLLIMSLAYAQFVTPYAALALVLGANLGSAINPVFEGANRDDAASYRLPVGNLVNRVIGIALVLPFLGAIAEHMHAWQPDLAKMTAAFHIAFNVGTAVLFIGLLDAMSRLLIRLLPDRMQEADPARPRYLDETALETPSLALADAARETLRMGDLVEVMLRKVMAAMMTSDRVLVDQVSKMDNFVDGLDEAVKLYVTKLMRGSLDESEGRRAMEIISFAINLEHIGDIIDKSLSELATKKIKRRFQFSAEGADELAAFHKRTMDSLRIAFGVFMSGDVNEARKLLLEKTALRNTELAAVERHLDRLREGRPETIETTSLHLDVLRDLRRIHSHICSVAYPVLDAAGEPYRKTTAETAALPAPDAASALPR; via the coding sequence ATGGGAACGTTGGTTCTGCTGGATCTGATGGGCGGCGTTGCGCTGTTGCTGTGGGGCCTGCACATGGTCCACAGCGGGATCCTGCGCGCGTTCGGTCCCGATCTGCGGCGCCTGCTCGGCAAGGCGCTGAGCAACCGCGTCGGTGCCTTCGCCGCCGGCCTCGGGCTCACCGCCTTGCTCCAGAGCAGCACCGCGACCGCCTTGATCACGAGCTCGTTCGCCGCCGAGGGTCTCGTCAGCCTCGCCGCCGCGCTCGCCATCATGCTCGGCGCCAATGTCGGCACGACGCTGATCGTGCAGGTGCTGTCATTCAACATCACAGCCGTTGCGCCGGTCCTGTTCGTGCTCGGCCTCGTCGCGTTCCGCTCCGGCCCGCGCTCGCGGATCAAGGACATCGGCCGCGTCTGCATCGGCCTCGGCCTGATGCTGCTCTCGCTGCACATCCTGCTCGACACGCTGGCGCCCGCCGAGAACGCGCCCGGCATGCGCGTCGTGATGTCGGCCATAACAGGCGATCCGATTCTGTGCATCTTCATCGCCGCCCTGATCACCTGGATGGTGCATTCGAGCGTCGCCAGCGTGCTGCTGATCATGTCGCTGGCCTATGCGCAGTTCGTCACGCCCTACGCGGCGCTGGCGCTGGTGCTCGGGGCCAATCTGGGCAGCGCCATCAATCCGGTGTTCGAGGGCGCCAATCGTGACGATGCCGCGAGCTATCGCCTGCCGGTCGGCAATCTCGTCAACCGCGTGATCGGGATTGCCCTCGTCCTGCCCTTCCTGGGCGCGATCGCCGAACACATGCACGCCTGGCAGCCCGATCTCGCCAAGATGACGGCGGCTTTCCACATCGCCTTCAATGTCGGCACGGCCGTCCTCTTCATCGGCCTGCTTGACGCCATGTCGCGCCTGCTCATCCGCCTTTTGCCGGATCGCATGCAGGAGGCCGACCCGGCCCGGCCCCGCTATCTCGACGAGACCGCGCTGGAGACGCCGTCACTGGCGCTCGCCGACGCCGCCCGCGAGACCTTGCGCATGGGCGACCTCGTCGAGGTCATGCTGCGCAAAGTGATGGCCGCGATGATGACCAGCGACCGGGTATTGGTGGACCAGGTCTCCAAGATGGACAATTTCGTCGACGGTCTCGACGAGGCCGTCAAGCTCTATGTGACTAAGCTGATGCGGGGCAGCCTCGACGAGAGCGAAGGACGGCGCGCGATGGAGATCATCTCCTTCGCCATCAACCTCGAACATATCGGCGACATCATCGACAAGAGCCTGAGCGAACTCGCCACCAAGAAGATCAAGCGGCGCTTCCAGTTCTCGGCGGAAGGGGCCGACGAGCTGGCCGCCTTCCACAAGCGCACGATGGACTCGCTACGGATCGCCTTCGGCGTCTTCATGTCGGGCGATGTCAACGAGGCGCGCAAGCTGCTGCTGGAGAAAACCGCGCTGCGCAACACCGAGCTTGCTGCGGTCGAGCGGCATCTCGACCGCCTGCGCGAGGGCCGGCCCGAGACCATCGAAACGACGTCGCTGCATCTCGACGTGCTGCGCGACCTCAGGCGCATCCACTCGCATATCTGCTCGGTCGCCTATCCCGTGCTCGATGCAGCCGGCGAACCCTATCGGAAGACCACGGCGGAGACAGCCGCCCTGCCCGCGCCGGACGCCGCGTCGGCATTGCCGCGTTAG
- a CDS encoding lipid-A-disaccharide synthase N-terminal domain-containing protein, translating to MIIQYGQALSSYLYDVFVAKFDFWLAFGLVAQLFFTARFLVQWIASERAGNSVVPMAFWFCSMGGGLMTLVYGVVKREPVIILGQSLATVIYIRNIMLIVKNRASASKTLDR from the coding sequence ATGATCATCCAATACGGTCAGGCGCTGAGCAGCTATCTCTACGACGTCTTCGTCGCCAAGTTCGATTTCTGGCTGGCATTCGGCCTCGTCGCGCAATTGTTCTTCACCGCGCGCTTCCTGGTGCAGTGGATCGCGAGCGAGCGCGCCGGCAACAGCGTGGTGCCGATGGCGTTCTGGTTCTGCTCGATGGGTGGCGGGCTGATGACGCTGGTCTACGGCGTCGTGAAGCGCGAGCCGGTCATCATCCTCGGACAATCGCTGGCGACCGTCATCTACATCCGCAACATCATGCTGATCGTCAAGAATCGCGCCAGCGCCTCGAAGACGCTGGATCGCTGA